CACTGTACCACCATGAAAAATGGGATGGTAGTGGTTATCCACATGGACTGAGTGGCAATGAAATACCAGAATCAGCCCGCATTGTTGCGATATCAGATGTCTTTGACGCATTAACTACCAAACGACCATACAAAGAACCCTGGTCGACTGAGCAGGCTTTTGAGCTGATTCGCAACGAATCTGGAAAACATTTTGACCCTAGATTCGTCGAACTATTTTTCTCTGTAAAAGAACAGGTATTAGAAATTATGGCTGAATTTAACCAGCCGGACTTTTCGCTTAAAACCAAAAAAAAATGAAGTGAGAAAATAAATTGAGAAATACCTTTTTTCGAAATTTATGATACAAGCATTTCATCGCAACTTCTAAAATTTCCATAACAATGCCATCTAGGATAGCAGACTGAAAGCCAAAGAATTTTCTGTTCTGAACACTGGCTTTATTTTATTCTCTTTTTTTAAGCCCCTCTGTAACAAAAAGTTCTGTTAAATATAGCTAGGTTGCAATAATATAAATTAGAAACCAAAAATAATTCAAAAGACATGGTAAACAAAAACTCAAATCCCCCTATACCCCAAAATAAAAAAGAAAGATTACAAGCACTGCAAAGTTATAACCTACCTGATACTCTGCTCGAACCGCAGTTTGACAGACTCACCCGTTTAGCAGCATCTATTTGCGGCATTAGAATGGAATACAATTATGGGAGAAGTTGGATACAAATTGCTAGGAAGAAAAAATGACTATCCAAGAAATATTACGCTGCTTTCTCGCTTAACTCTCTAAGCACTCCGCAGGCAGAGTATGATTCCGAAAGACAACAAGATTCCAGCCTTTCCATGTCTTCTGGAAAGATAATCTTCTTTGATCCAGGACAGGATTTTAAGTTCTTCATATAATGAGGGCATTGGATATGGAATTCTTTTTTAGAGGTAATTATTTCGGTCATGATTAGAGTAAAAATTTCTTTTCAAAATTGTCAAGCAGAACTAGAACCAAATATTTAGAATCGCGGGACTTTTATTATCCAAGCCTTCTGTGGCGATATAACGAAGCGTTCCTGCAGTCTCCCCTTCTAATGTTAGATCAAAGAATTTACCAAGCATTACAACTTGAACTGTGATTCGATTTGCTTGGGAAAGTTTTGTTTTTTCAAAAATACTGTATTTACGCCAAAGTTCCGCTTGAGTTAAGGCAGAATCTGGTGCTTCTTTAGGAGAATAAATATCCTCCGTTTTCCAATCAATCACATCCTTTTCGAAAATGGCAGACGATGCGATGATTATTTCTTTGTCCTTTCCATTTTCAGCATAGATTGAATTGTAAAGGGAATCATTTGACAGAACAATTCCAATATTTTTAAACTGTAAAAATGAATTTTCTTTTCCCGATGCGGGGGTTACAGCTATTTGCTGCTCAGTCATGGATAGATTATATTTAATTCCAATCTTAGGATGTATTTTTCCATCCGGCAAGAATATAAAACTAGAATTGTAAACACTTCCCCCTTTCAGTTCAATCTCGTTTGAAGTTGCGTTGATTTCAGCTTGCGGTAAAATGATAGAACCCGCTATAATTGTAACATTGTAAAACGTTGATAGTCTATGAAATGTATCCGTATAAACATTTTTCATTTCTTCGGATTTCATTTTAAATATGATTTCCATTTTATTTTTACCGGGATGTGCTATAGACGCTTTTGAATATCCAATCAAATTTCCAACGGCAATTTTAGAGAAGGCAGACGAAACAGAATTAGCCGCATATACTTCCGTCTTTTCACCAAGTAATACGAGAGCCGATCCTATATGCTCAGGGAAGACTACAACAGTATTCTCATTTACGAAACCCTTTTTCTTTGCTTCGAGTAAGTAAGAATCAAGTTTTTCAAAAAATCTTTCCGGAGTAGAATAGTCTAGGACATTCATATAGGCTTGCATTGCAAGGATGTTTCCATTGCTACGATCGTAACCAATGCTTCTTACTAGAAGAGGTGGTATAGTGGAGGATAATTTTGAGTATTCCCTTTCTCCGACTCTTCTATCTCCCTCCGACCATGCATAGTAAAATGCTCCAACCCCAAATAGTATAAACAATATATAGCGAAATAATCGATTCATTCTAATTCCTTTTCAAATAAACATTCATAGCATCTAACATATATTCAGAGAATAACTCATCTGGTTTATAAGTATTAACATCTACCCATTGAAAAAAATCATGCTCATCAGAGATGGAAATTTCGCCTGATAGAAAAACTCCATCGTATCCAATGATTACGCACGGATGATTTCCTTCGTTCACACGATGTTTATGCACAAGGATTGGAGCGGGATTAATTTTAACTTGGAAATTACTACCCAACTCTTCAATCAATTCTCGATTCAAGGAATCCATCCAATCCATAAAAAATTCATCCTCATTCATTCTTCCACCCGGTAAATCTCCTGCACCGGACTTCTTATCTTTCATCACAAGCAGTAAATTCCCATTTCG
The Leptospiraceae bacterium genome window above contains:
- a CDS encoding NUDIX hydrolase; this encodes MGKKVMKSKHGLFQITQKVFIRNGNLLLVMKDKKSGAGDLPGGRMNEDEFFMDWMDSLNRELIEELGSNFQVKINPAPILVHKHRVNEGNHPCVIIGYDGVFLSGEISISDEHDFFQWVDVNTYKPDELFSEYMLDAMNVYLKRN